Proteins from one Aureimonas sp. SA4125 genomic window:
- a CDS encoding alpha/beta hydrolase — protein MVAFARAGASCLQRGVRLFDENFSLESPTGALLNVYHARARTVPRGSLLVLHGLAEHAGRYARFAGEMAEQGFHVYAHDHRGHGSTSAPDAPLKRFASSRGGPKLVADAFAVQDHADIEHHGLPVLVLGHSMGGLVAVNYAAAHGRDLAGLAVWNSNLTLGLEERVAVLALKVEKALKGSDVPSALFMRATIDAWSQAIEPRRTPSDWLTHDADAVDRYIADPLCGWAPTVSMAEDLVALVKIGNRAVNTSALPPALPVHLLGGTADPATANGAALETLAALLRVAGSRDVTTTIVPGARHETLHETEPYRSQGLASFHAWVDRILPR, from the coding sequence TTGGTCGCCTTCGCTCGCGCGGGCGCGTCCTGCCTGCAACGAGGTGTTCGCCTGTTCGACGAGAACTTCAGCCTGGAAAGCCCGACGGGAGCGCTGCTCAACGTCTACCATGCGCGGGCGCGCACGGTACCGCGCGGGTCCCTTCTCGTCCTGCACGGCCTGGCCGAGCATGCCGGCCGTTACGCCCGCTTTGCCGGCGAAATGGCCGAGCAGGGGTTTCATGTCTACGCCCACGATCATCGCGGCCATGGCTCGACCAGCGCACCGGACGCGCCGCTGAAGCGCTTTGCCAGTTCACGAGGCGGGCCGAAGCTCGTGGCCGACGCCTTCGCCGTTCAGGATCACGCCGACATCGAACATCACGGCCTCCCGGTGCTCGTCCTCGGCCATTCCATGGGCGGCCTCGTCGCCGTCAACTATGCCGCCGCGCATGGCCGCGACCTCGCGGGCCTTGCCGTCTGGAACAGCAACCTGACCCTCGGACTGGAGGAGCGTGTCGCGGTTCTCGCGCTCAAGGTGGAAAAGGCGCTGAAAGGCTCCGATGTGCCGAGTGCGCTGTTCATGCGGGCCACTATCGACGCCTGGAGCCAGGCGATAGAGCCGCGGCGCACGCCGTCGGACTGGCTGACCCACGACGCCGACGCGGTCGACCGCTACATCGCCGATCCGCTCTGCGGCTGGGCGCCGACCGTGTCGATGGCCGAGGATCTCGTCGCCCTGGTGAAGATCGGCAACCGCGCCGTCAACACGTCGGCACTGCCGCCGGCGCTGCCCGTGCACCTTCTCGGCGGCACCGCCGATCCCGCCACCGCAAACGGCGCAGCGCTCGAAACGCTCGCGGCCTTGCTGCGCGTTGCCGGCAGCCGCGACGTGACGACGACCATCGTTCCCGGCGCACGCCACGAGACACTGCATGAAACCGAGCCCTACCGGTCTCAGGGCCTTGCGAGTTTCCACGCCTGGGTCGACCGGATCTTGCCGCGGTAA
- a CDS encoding DUF58 domain-containing protein, which translates to MGPGPSGTSLATEHLLWMRHLIEAGEAGSGARTMMLPGGIVTRRRGRGLETDDIRPFMYGDDVRHIDRNTTARTGRLHVRTFRDERERSVLLVADFRPSMLFGTKRAFRSVAAAEALTLAGWRVAGQGGRVGVFAGTGRQSFFHRPGAGDRAMKAVAGRLAAAHAAALAAPGPVEDPPLAAILESAARALPHDGTLLVATALDHPGAEFDAVMRDIAHKAAIDVLLVADAFEIETPEGSYPYLSADGRREMGEIRGLPSTRDVDRRLRRLELLGARALLVDAALPPLDLAGLIEGFDARRR; encoded by the coding sequence ATGGGACCTGGCCCTTCCGGAACCAGCCTTGCGACCGAGCACCTGTTGTGGATGCGCCACCTCATCGAGGCCGGCGAGGCCGGGTCGGGGGCACGCACGATGATGCTGCCGGGCGGCATCGTCACGCGCCGGCGTGGCCGAGGGCTGGAGACCGACGACATCCGTCCCTTCATGTATGGCGACGACGTCCGCCACATCGACCGCAACACCACGGCGCGCACCGGCCGGCTGCATGTGCGCACCTTTCGCGACGAGCGCGAGCGCTCGGTTCTGCTCGTGGCCGATTTTCGGCCGTCCATGCTCTTTGGCACCAAACGCGCCTTTCGCTCGGTGGCGGCGGCGGAGGCCCTGACGCTTGCCGGCTGGCGCGTCGCGGGGCAGGGCGGCCGTGTCGGCGTCTTCGCCGGAACGGGGCGCCAGAGCTTCTTCCACCGGCCCGGCGCCGGCGACCGCGCGATGAAGGCCGTTGCCGGGCGGCTCGCTGCGGCCCATGCTGCCGCGCTGGCCGCGCCCGGTCCCGTCGAGGATCCGCCGCTCGCCGCGATCCTCGAATCCGCCGCCCGCGCCCTGCCGCATGACGGTACGCTGCTCGTCGCCACCGCGCTCGATCATCCGGGTGCCGAGTTCGACGCGGTCATGCGCGATATCGCGCACAAGGCCGCCATCGACGTCCTTCTGGTCGCCGATGCCTTCGAGATCGAGACGCCGGAGGGCAGCTATCCCTATCTCTCGGCGGACGGCCGGCGCGAAATGGGCGAGATCCGCGGGCTCCCCTCGACGCGCGACGTCGACCGGCGGCTCCGGCGGCTGGAGCTTCTCGGCGCCCGCGCGCTCCTCGTCGACGCCGCGCTGCCGCCGCTGGATCTCGCCGGTCTGATCGAGGGCTTCGATGCAAGACGCCGATAA
- a CDS encoding VWA domain-containing protein: MIAVGEFGLLRPFWFLALPLVLVLAGLAARRVAALGGWTKVIDPALFDAIAARGAVVAGRGRRSLTLAALGALIAVALIGPAVERPAIDSFRNLDGTVVVFDLSKSVAEAAGFETVRSAAQTALANSGTRQAALVVYAGEAFLGSPFTSDHAALSRTIFGLDAKTVPVAGSRPALALDLALDLLQGAGVVAGDILLVSDGGHFGEETRASALRIRDAGFRIDTLAAPSAVGRDGNPGELAALAALTGGVSGDAETPDALAAALADNAARRIGESEFQALAWLDLGPLLLVLALFPALMLFRRAL, encoded by the coding sequence ATGATCGCGGTCGGCGAATTCGGCCTGCTCCGGCCGTTCTGGTTTCTGGCTCTGCCGCTGGTCCTCGTCCTGGCGGGCCTCGCGGCCCGGCGGGTTGCCGCGCTCGGCGGCTGGACGAAGGTGATCGACCCCGCATTGTTCGACGCCATCGCGGCGCGTGGCGCCGTCGTCGCCGGGCGGGGACGGCGCAGCCTGACGCTGGCGGCGCTGGGCGCGCTGATCGCGGTGGCGCTGATCGGCCCCGCCGTCGAGCGGCCTGCGATCGACAGTTTTCGCAATCTCGACGGCACGGTCGTGGTTTTCGACCTGTCGAAATCGGTGGCGGAGGCGGCGGGTTTCGAGACGGTGCGCAGTGCCGCGCAGACGGCGCTCGCCAACTCCGGCACGCGTCAAGCGGCGCTCGTCGTCTATGCCGGCGAGGCCTTTCTCGGCAGTCCCTTCACCTCGGACCACGCTGCGCTGTCGCGCACGATCTTCGGCCTCGATGCCAAGACCGTGCCGGTCGCCGGCTCGCGCCCTGCGTTGGCGCTCGATCTGGCGCTCGATCTCCTGCAAGGGGCCGGCGTCGTCGCCGGCGACATCCTGCTCGTCTCCGACGGCGGTCATTTCGGCGAGGAGACGCGGGCTTCGGCCTTGCGCATCCGCGATGCGGGCTTCCGCATCGACACGCTGGCCGCTCCGTCGGCCGTCGGTCGCGACGGCAATCCGGGCGAGCTCGCGGCGCTGGCGGCCCTGACCGGCGGCGTCTCGGGCGATGCCGAGACTCCGGACGCTCTCGCCGCCGCGCTCGCCGACAATGCCGCGCGGCGGATCGGCGAGAGCGAGTTCCAGGCGCTGGCCTGGCTCGATCTCGGGCCGCTGCTGCTGGTGCTGGCGCTGTTCCCGGCGCTGATGCTGTTCCGGAGGGCGCTGTGA
- a CDS encoding AAA family ATPase: MTRDRIAALKNGLQDGLIGCEALVERLLIGLLSGGHLLVEGMPGLAKTRAVKRLAEGLESTFHRIQCTPDLMPADITGTPIWQPDRGGFEFAPGPVFASLVLVDEINRAPPKVQSALLEAMAEGQVTAGGETHRLPDPFMVVATQNPIDQEGTFPLPEAQLDRFLMHVVVGLPDAAAERRILDLVEAETVMHSGAMAMKLTLAEVRAAREAAMAVHLSPAIKDFIVRLVTAPRSAPKDSDIGKAIEHPASPRGTLALAAAAKARAYLQGRDYVMPEDVSELAPDILAHRTLLTWRASADGATPRGVIAMLLDHVRPL; this comes from the coding sequence ATGACCCGCGATCGCATCGCAGCGCTCAAGAACGGCCTGCAGGACGGGTTGATCGGCTGCGAGGCGCTGGTCGAGCGCCTCCTGATCGGGCTTCTCTCCGGTGGCCATCTCCTCGTCGAAGGCATGCCGGGTCTTGCCAAGACACGCGCCGTCAAGCGCCTGGCCGAGGGCCTCGAAAGCACCTTCCACCGCATCCAGTGCACGCCCGACCTGATGCCGGCCGACATCACGGGAACGCCGATCTGGCAGCCCGACCGCGGCGGCTTCGAGTTCGCGCCGGGCCCCGTCTTCGCCTCCCTCGTTCTCGTCGACGAGATCAACCGCGCGCCGCCGAAAGTGCAGTCGGCGCTGCTGGAGGCCATGGCGGAGGGCCAGGTGACCGCGGGCGGCGAGACGCACCGGCTGCCCGACCCGTTCATGGTCGTCGCCACGCAAAATCCGATCGACCAGGAAGGCACGTTTCCGCTGCCCGAGGCGCAGCTCGACCGGTTTCTCATGCATGTCGTCGTCGGCCTGCCCGATGCCGCCGCCGAGCGGCGCATTCTCGATCTCGTCGAGGCGGAGACGGTCATGCATTCCGGCGCCATGGCGATGAAGCTGACGCTGGCCGAGGTGCGCGCGGCGCGCGAGGCGGCGATGGCGGTGCACCTTTCGCCGGCGATCAAGGATTTCATCGTCCGCCTCGTCACCGCGCCCCGCAGCGCGCCGAAGGATTCCGACATCGGCAAGGCGATCGAGCACCCGGCCTCGCCGCGCGGCACGCTGGCGCTCGCCGCCGCCGCCAAGGCGCGGGCCTATCTCCAGGGTCGTGACTACGTCATGCCCGAGGACGTGTCGGAACTGGCGCCCGACATCCTGGCGCACCGCACGCTGCTGACCTGGCGCGCCAGCGCCGATGGCGCGACGCCGCGCGGGGTGATCGCCATGCTGCTCGACCATGTCAGGCCGCTCTGA
- a CDS encoding HWE histidine kinase domain-containing protein, which produces MKPIDYQSLFAALPSPHMVLDRRFDYVATNAAYEAVVGRTKEELLGHNLFALFPNEGDSGKRVHASLLRVFSNGEADTIAYLRYDIPRPERDGGGLETRFWSAVHIPLFDEDGNVAYVMQNTVDVTELAQRPPTAALPFRTLSGETELLQRAREAEDAYRSSMSDSADFKRLFQRAPAMVAILDGPFHIFSFANDAFQRFVGDRPLIGRDVRTAFPDIGEQGFYEMLDAVFADGVAHNAEDKRIVLAAPGGEGVREAYFDFAAHPIQNVQGAVTGILVQGTDRTGHFVALQRQRLLVDELNHRVKNTLATVQSIARQSFRDTETEAARRAFEARIMALSKAHNVLSERHWETVKLSVLLEQELAAFEPSRIALSGPDIDLSPKAAIAFAMVFHELATNAAKFGALSLVAGSLQISWSRAGAGDKPFLALQWTETGVGSPPQPLRKGMGMRMLKRIVEGELDGRLDLDLDPNGLICRLEVAADAVESVESSHA; this is translated from the coding sequence ATGAAACCGATCGACTATCAAAGTCTCTTCGCCGCGCTGCCGAGCCCCCACATGGTGCTCGACCGACGATTCGACTATGTCGCGACGAACGCCGCCTACGAGGCGGTCGTCGGGCGCACGAAAGAGGAACTCCTCGGGCACAACCTCTTCGCGCTGTTTCCCAATGAGGGCGACAGCGGCAAGCGGGTCCACGCTTCGCTGTTGCGGGTCTTCTCGAACGGCGAGGCCGATACGATCGCCTACCTCCGCTACGACATACCTCGGCCCGAGCGCGACGGGGGCGGCCTCGAAACCCGCTTCTGGTCGGCGGTCCACATTCCGCTCTTCGACGAAGACGGAAATGTCGCCTACGTCATGCAGAATACCGTCGACGTGACCGAACTGGCGCAGCGTCCGCCGACCGCGGCCTTGCCCTTCCGCACCCTGAGCGGCGAGACCGAACTGCTGCAACGTGCGCGCGAAGCCGAGGACGCGTATCGCTCCAGCATGTCCGACAGCGCCGATTTCAAGCGCCTGTTTCAGCGAGCGCCGGCGATGGTTGCCATATTGGACGGCCCGTTCCACATTTTCAGTTTCGCCAATGACGCCTTTCAACGCTTTGTCGGGGACCGTCCGCTGATCGGGCGCGATGTCCGCACCGCCTTTCCCGATATCGGCGAGCAGGGCTTCTACGAAATGCTGGACGCCGTCTTCGCCGACGGCGTCGCCCACAATGCCGAGGACAAGCGCATCGTGCTGGCAGCGCCGGGCGGCGAGGGGGTCCGCGAGGCTTATTTCGATTTCGCCGCCCATCCGATCCAAAACGTGCAGGGGGCCGTCACCGGTATTCTCGTCCAGGGGACTGACCGGACCGGACATTTCGTCGCGTTGCAGCGCCAGCGGCTTCTGGTCGACGAGCTCAACCACCGGGTCAAGAACACGCTGGCAACGGTGCAGTCGATCGCGCGGCAGAGTTTTCGCGACACCGAGACCGAGGCGGCCCGCCGGGCCTTCGAGGCCCGCATCATGGCCCTGTCGAAAGCTCACAATGTTCTTAGCGAGCGGCACTGGGAAACGGTGAAGTTGTCTGTTCTTTTGGAGCAGGAACTGGCTGCTTTCGAGCCCTCCCGCATCGCCCTGTCGGGACCCGATATCGATCTCAGCCCCAAGGCGGCCATCGCGTTCGCCATGGTGTTCCACGAGTTGGCGACCAATGCGGCAAAGTTCGGCGCACTGTCACTGGTCGCCGGCTCGCTGCAAATTTCCTGGAGCCGGGCCGGCGCCGGCGACAAGCCGTTCCTGGCTTTGCAATGGACCGAAACGGGTGTCGGTTCGCCGCCGCAGCCGTTGCGAAAGGGGATGGGCATGCGAATGTTGAAGCGCATCGTCGAGGGAGAACTGGACGGTCGCCTCGATCTGGACCTCGATCCAAACGGGCTGATCTGTCGCCTCGAGGTGGCCGCGGACGCTGTCGAGAGCGTCGAATCCTCGCATGCTTGA
- the ettA gene encoding energy-dependent translational throttle protein EttA, with protein MARQFIYHMSGLKKSYGNKKVLEDIHLSFYPDAKIGILGPNGSGKSTLLKIMAGTDTDYTGEAWAAEGAKVGYLPQEPHLDETKTVFENVMLGVAEKQAILDRYNELMMNYSDETADEGARLQDEIDAQNLWDLEPQVEMAMEALRCPPGDANVVALSGGEKRRVALCQLLLSKPDILLLDEPTNHLDAETINWLEKHLREYTGSVLMVTHDRYFLDNVTGWILELDRGRGVPYEGNYSTYLEKKQKRMIQEGREDDARSRALAREREWIQQGAKARQTKSKARIKAYSDLVELSENRKPADGRIVIPAGERLGNRVIELDGVTKSYGDRVLIENLSFKLPAGGIVGIIGPNGAGKTTLFRMITGQEQPDSGSIQIGDTVKLGYVDQSRDSLDGNKNVWEEISGGSDILKLGKFEMNSRAYVGNFNFKGTDQQQKVGTLSGGQRNRVHLAKMLKSSSNVILLDEPTNDLDTETLTALEDALEEYAGCAVVISHDRMFLDRLATHILAFEGDSHVEWFEGNFEDYEQDKIRRLGPDSVNPKRPTYKRLTR; from the coding sequence ATGGCACGCCAGTTCATCTATCACATGTCCGGCCTGAAGAAGTCCTACGGCAACAAGAAGGTGCTCGAGGACATCCACCTGTCCTTCTACCCCGATGCCAAGATCGGCATCCTCGGGCCGAACGGTTCGGGCAAGTCGACGCTCCTGAAGATCATGGCCGGGACCGACACCGACTATACCGGTGAGGCCTGGGCGGCCGAGGGTGCCAAGGTCGGCTATCTCCCGCAGGAGCCGCATCTCGACGAGACGAAGACTGTGTTCGAGAACGTCATGCTGGGCGTTGCCGAAAAGCAGGCGATCCTCGACCGCTACAACGAACTGATGATGAACTATTCCGACGAGACCGCCGACGAGGGCGCCCGTCTCCAGGACGAGATCGACGCGCAGAACCTCTGGGATCTCGAGCCGCAGGTCGAGATGGCGATGGAAGCGCTGCGCTGCCCGCCGGGCGACGCCAATGTCGTGGCGCTGTCGGGTGGCGAGAAGCGCCGCGTCGCGCTTTGCCAGCTGCTCCTGTCGAAGCCCGACATCCTCCTCCTCGACGAGCCGACCAACCATCTCGACGCCGAAACCATCAACTGGCTGGAAAAGCACCTGCGCGAATACACCGGCTCCGTGCTGATGGTGACGCATGATCGATACTTCCTCGACAACGTCACCGGCTGGATCCTCGAGCTCGACCGTGGCCGCGGCGTTCCCTACGAGGGCAACTATTCGACCTATCTGGAGAAGAAGCAGAAGCGGATGATCCAGGAAGGACGCGAGGACGACGCGCGCTCCCGGGCGCTCGCCCGCGAGCGCGAGTGGATCCAGCAGGGCGCGAAAGCCCGCCAGACGAAGTCGAAGGCCCGCATCAAGGCCTATTCCGATCTCGTCGAACTGTCGGAGAACCGCAAGCCGGCCGATGGCCGGATCGTCATTCCGGCCGGCGAGCGCCTCGGCAACCGCGTCATCGAACTCGACGGCGTCACCAAGAGCTATGGCGACCGCGTCCTGATCGAGAACCTCTCCTTCAAGCTGCCGGCCGGCGGCATCGTCGGCATCATCGGGCCGAACGGCGCCGGCAAGACGACGCTGTTCCGCATGATCACCGGCCAGGAGCAGCCCGATTCCGGCTCGATCCAGATCGGCGACACGGTCAAGCTCGGCTATGTCGACCAGAGCCGCGACAGCCTCGACGGCAACAAGAACGTCTGGGAGGAAATCTCCGGCGGCAGCGACATCCTGAAGCTCGGCAAGTTCGAGATGAACTCGCGAGCCTATGTCGGCAACTTCAATTTCAAGGGCACCGACCAGCAGCAGAAGGTCGGCACGCTCTCCGGCGGCCAGCGCAACCGGGTGCATCTCGCCAAGATGCTGAAGTCGAGCTCCAACGTCATCCTCCTCGACGAACCGACCAACGATCTCGATACCGAGACGTTGACGGCGCTGGAGGATGCGCTGGAGGAATACGCCGGCTGCGCCGTCGTCATCAGCCATGACCGCATGTTCCTCGATAGGCTCGCGACGCACATCCTCGCCTTCGAGGGCGACAGCCATGTCGAATGGTTCGAGGGCAACTTCGAGGACTACGAGCAGGACAAGATCCGCCGCCTCGGCCCGGACTCGGTCAATCCCAAGCGCCCGACCTACAAGCGGCTGACGCGCTGA
- a CDS encoding DUF4381 family protein, with the protein MQDADKILAALRPPHLPPAASALTLGDLALPIALGLLLALVVALLWPTRIKGRRRVRMNVLAELAAARSLPPEAAVVAEARLLRKMVVARDGTAAALAGPDFATACDRQFGTDFFTAGPGRRLTTALYAPGGASEAEDIGAGLESLFRGIRA; encoded by the coding sequence ATGCAAGACGCCGATAAGATCCTCGCCGCGCTCCGGCCGCCGCATCTGCCGCCGGCCGCCAGCGCGCTGACGCTCGGCGACCTCGCTTTGCCCATCGCGCTCGGCCTTCTGCTGGCGCTGGTGGTGGCGCTTCTCTGGCCGACACGGATCAAGGGTCGGCGCCGGGTTCGGATGAACGTCCTCGCCGAACTCGCCGCCGCGCGGTCGCTGCCGCCGGAGGCGGCGGTGGTGGCCGAGGCGCGGCTCCTGCGCAAGATGGTGGTGGCGCGGGACGGGACGGCCGCCGCTCTCGCCGGGCCCGACTTCGCCACCGCCTGCGACCGGCAGTTCGGCACCGACTTTTTCACCGCGGGTCCGGGACGCCGGTTGACCACGGCGCTCTATGCGCCGGGCGGCGCATCGGAAGCCGAGGACATCGGCGCGGGGCTGGAAAGCCTCTTCCGCGGCATCAGGGCCTGA
- a CDS encoding ribonuclease: MRMRFGLCGVAILSVFMAAAFHPVAARAQPAIDGFFIARSACEATPAIRKPDNPGDVRLDVGRAYRLFAQNKVPGTHYWIGVDGATPERRWVKIDCGTRVVTVDDVPVVDEPATPGEPQSVAGGKASTRNLLAISWQPAFCEGRSNKTECRNQTADRFDATHFALHGLWPQPRGKEYCGVSAADKATDKASDWDELPAPEVSAPTRAALEKVMPGTQSMLDRHEWIRHGTCYGSAEAYFADSVRLVEAIAASPVSALFAGRIGESVTLDEVRAAFDDGFGAGAGERIRIACSKDGSRRLIGEITIGLVGEITPDADIGALILAAPPTDGGCTDGVVDAVGLQ; encoded by the coding sequence ATGCGCATGCGGTTCGGTCTCTGCGGCGTCGCCATTCTCTCCGTTTTCATGGCCGCCGCTTTTCATCCCGTCGCGGCGCGGGCACAGCCGGCGATCGACGGGTTCTTCATCGCCAGGAGCGCCTGCGAAGCGACACCGGCGATCCGCAAGCCCGACAATCCGGGCGATGTCCGCCTCGACGTCGGCCGTGCCTATCGCCTGTTCGCGCAGAACAAGGTGCCGGGAACGCATTACTGGATCGGGGTCGACGGGGCGACGCCGGAGCGGCGCTGGGTGAAGATCGACTGCGGCACGCGCGTCGTGACAGTGGACGACGTGCCGGTCGTCGACGAGCCCGCTACGCCGGGCGAGCCGCAATCGGTGGCGGGAGGCAAGGCTTCGACCCGCAATCTCCTGGCGATCAGCTGGCAGCCGGCCTTCTGCGAGGGGCGCTCGAACAAGACCGAGTGCCGCAACCAGACGGCGGACCGCTTCGACGCCACCCATTTCGCCCTGCACGGTCTCTGGCCGCAGCCGCGCGGCAAGGAATACTGCGGCGTCAGCGCGGCCGACAAGGCGACGGACAAGGCATCGGACTGGGACGAGTTGCCGGCCCCTGAGGTCAGTGCCCCCACCCGTGCGGCGCTCGAGAAGGTGATGCCGGGGACGCAGTCCATGCTGGACCGGCACGAATGGATCCGCCACGGCACCTGCTACGGATCGGCGGAAGCCTACTTCGCCGATTCGGTGCGGCTGGTCGAGGCGATTGCCGCCTCGCCGGTCAGCGCACTGTTCGCCGGCCGGATCGGCGAGAGCGTCACGCTCGACGAGGTCCGTGCCGCCTTCGACGACGGTTTTGGCGCCGGCGCCGGGGAGCGTATCCGCATCGCCTGCAGCAAGGACGGCTCCCGCCGCCTCATCGGCGAAATCACCATTGGCCTTGTCGGCGAAATCACGCCCGACGCTGATATCGGCGCGCTGATCCTCGCGGCGCCCCCGACCGACGGCGGCTGTACCGACGGGGTGGTCGATGCGGTCGGACTGCAGTGA
- a CDS encoding VWA domain-containing protein codes for MVAPSAFDFAWPLAFLLLPLPFLAMRFLSPSGEAGGALRVPETLVADFADGQAVLSSQKRRLVLSWLLWILLVLAIAGPRTVTAAPAAPASGRDIVLSLDVSGSMERPDFEVAGEKRRRMDVLKTLARTFVLGRAGDRIGLVIFGERAYVAAPLSFDVAAVAKIVDSLDVGLAGRSTAIGEGLGLALKKLSDSDARSKIVILLSDGAQNAGTVQPGSAAELARTLGIRVDTIAMGPIDLGQGQRGDEGVDVATLSGIAAEAGGTAYRVRTTEQLTEVMASIDALETSPSDAPATIVHASLWPYPGALALGISGLMMLGRRGRR; via the coding sequence ATGGTCGCGCCCTCCGCCTTCGACTTCGCCTGGCCGCTGGCCTTTCTGCTGCTGCCGCTGCCGTTTCTCGCCATGCGCTTTCTGTCGCCCTCGGGCGAGGCGGGCGGCGCGCTGCGTGTGCCGGAGACGCTCGTCGCCGATTTCGCCGACGGGCAGGCGGTCCTCTCCTCGCAGAAGCGGCGCCTCGTTCTGTCCTGGCTGCTGTGGATCCTGCTGGTCCTCGCCATCGCCGGTCCACGCACGGTGACGGCCGCGCCCGCCGCGCCCGCTTCCGGCCGCGACATCGTGCTCTCGCTCGACGTCTCCGGCTCCATGGAGCGGCCGGACTTCGAGGTGGCCGGCGAGAAACGCCGGCGCATGGACGTGTTGAAAACCCTGGCGCGGACCTTCGTCCTCGGCCGCGCCGGGGACCGTATCGGTCTCGTGATCTTCGGCGAGCGGGCCTATGTCGCCGCGCCCCTGAGCTTCGACGTCGCGGCGGTGGCGAAGATCGTCGACAGCCTCGATGTCGGCCTTGCCGGCCGCTCTACCGCCATCGGCGAAGGGCTGGGTCTCGCCTTGAAGAAGCTCTCCGACAGCGATGCGCGGTCGAAGATCGTGATCCTTCTGTCCGACGGCGCTCAGAATGCCGGGACCGTGCAGCCGGGCTCGGCGGCGGAACTGGCCAGAACGCTCGGCATCCGCGTCGACACCATCGCCATGGGGCCGATCGATCTCGGACAGGGCCAGCGCGGCGACGAGGGCGTCGACGTCGCGACGCTGTCGGGCATCGCGGCCGAGGCGGGGGGCACCGCCTACCGCGTGCGCACCACCGAGCAGCTGACCGAGGTCATGGCCTCGATCGATGCGCTGGAGACAAGCCCAAGCGACGCGCCCGCGACGATCGTCCATGCCAGCCTCTGGCCCTATCCCGGCGCGCTGGCGCTCGGCATCTCCGGGCTGATGATGCTCGGCCGGAGAGGACGGCGATGA
- a CDS encoding BatD family protein, which translates to MSAMKKLRRVLFGLSVVAGVGLGAASAHAGDRPPEAFGEVSFEMPEGGAYAQEMITMVVRFYFKTRATTEQMEQPKLEKLGWVQLGRDTWAPTKIGTANWFGVTRRIAVFAPEAKTYDIPPFTHHVTLIDAEGVRWKVDAVSKPVQLEIRKWTGKTDGPEDEDVWWLPARSVEIKDSWTVDPTALKAGETTRRRVDVTAVGTLAEQLPPMIDTQSPGLVVFPGPVERRTEIVDGLPVAHAAYTYDIRPHTGDPVILREVLVPWFDTASRAMRQAIVPGANVGEGMVIPGTPLTDSPAATGFSPALAGLLAGAMAFLFGIALLLVPGQRDREPVVGRLVPAWNGFRRTLAVRSAAWRGEATALRVAIYRLAREDGTAGRAWLGEPAVAEAIARLDAGLFGRETADVAGSSLTRIAATVLRVRADLARGPAEEAPTGMASPFGN; encoded by the coding sequence GTGAGCGCGATGAAGAAGCTCCGCCGGGTTCTGTTCGGGCTTTCTGTCGTCGCGGGCGTCGGCCTCGGCGCCGCGTCGGCCCATGCGGGCGACAGGCCACCCGAGGCCTTCGGCGAGGTCAGTTTCGAGATGCCGGAAGGCGGCGCCTATGCGCAGGAAATGATCACCATGGTGGTCCGCTTCTATTTCAAGACGCGGGCGACGACCGAGCAGATGGAACAGCCGAAGCTCGAAAAGCTCGGCTGGGTGCAGCTCGGCCGCGACACTTGGGCGCCGACGAAGATCGGCACCGCCAACTGGTTCGGCGTCACCCGCCGCATCGCCGTCTTCGCGCCCGAGGCCAAGACCTACGACATTCCGCCCTTTACCCATCATGTCACCCTGATCGACGCGGAGGGCGTACGCTGGAAGGTCGATGCCGTCTCGAAGCCGGTGCAGCTTGAAATCCGCAAATGGACCGGCAAGACGGACGGGCCCGAGGACGAGGACGTCTGGTGGCTGCCGGCGCGATCGGTCGAGATCAAGGACAGCTGGACGGTCGATCCGACGGCGCTGAAGGCCGGCGAGACGACCCGGCGGCGGGTGGACGTCACCGCGGTCGGCACACTCGCCGAACAATTGCCGCCGATGATCGACACGCAGTCGCCGGGGCTCGTGGTCTTTCCCGGACCCGTCGAACGGCGGACCGAGATCGTCGACGGCCTGCCCGTCGCCCATGCCGCCTACACCTACGACATCCGGCCGCACACCGGCGATCCCGTGATCCTGCGCGAAGTGCTGGTGCCTTGGTTCGACACGGCTTCGCGGGCGATGCGCCAGGCGATCGTGCCGGGTGCCAATGTCGGCGAGGGGATGGTCATTCCCGGCACGCCTTTGACCGACAGCCCAGCCGCGACGGGATTTTCGCCGGCGCTGGCAGGGCTCCTCGCCGGTGCGATGGCCTTCCTCTTCGGAATCGCCCTGCTGCTCGTGCCCGGGCAGCGCGACCGCGAACCGGTGGTGGGCCGGCTCGTCCCGGCCTGGAACGGTTTCCGGCGGACCCTTGCGGTCCGCTCGGCAGCCTGGCGCGGAGAGGCAACCGCGCTCCGCGTGGCGATCTACCGCCTGGCGCGCGAAGACGGGACGGCCGGCCGCGCCTGGCTGGGCGAGCCTGCGGTTGCCGAGGCGATCGCCCGCCTCGATGCCGGATTGTTCGGCCGGGAAACGGCTGACGTCGCCGGATCATCGCTGACGCGTATCGCCGCGACGGTTCTGCGCGTCCGAGCCGATCTCGCCAGGGGACCGGCCGAGGAGGCCCCGACCGGCATGGCATCGCCTTTCGGGAATTAA